The following proteins come from a genomic window of Thermodesulfobacteriota bacterium:
- the umuD gene encoding translesion error-prone DNA polymerase V autoproteolytic subunit, producing the protein MSSLKVHSSKILDIYSASSETELLLPIVPGGISAGFPSPALDFVDLSIDLNKHLIKHPAATFYGLVKGSSMQDAGIGNGDLLVIDKSIEPADGKVAVCYIDGEFTIKRIKIEENTCWLLPANEDYNPIKITPENDFLVWGIVTHVIKSF; encoded by the coding sequence ATGTCGTCTTTAAAAGTTCATTCATCTAAAATATTGGATATTTATTCTGCATCTTCGGAAACCGAGCTTCTATTACCGATAGTTCCAGGGGGGATTAGCGCAGGATTTCCTTCACCTGCACTGGATTTTGTAGACCTTTCAATCGACCTGAATAAACACCTTATTAAACATCCTGCGGCAACTTTCTATGGGCTGGTGAAAGGTTCTTCTATGCAAGATGCTGGAATTGGTAATGGTGATTTATTGGTGATAGATAAAAGCATTGAGCCTGCTGATGGTAAGGTTGCGGTTTGCTACATCGACGGAGAGTTTACTATTAAAAGAATAAAAATCGAAGAAAATACCTGTTGGTTACTTCCGGCAAATGAAGACTATAACCCCATAAAAATAACACCTGAGAATGATTTTCTTGTATGGGGCATTGTAACGCACGTCATTAAATCCTTCTGA
- a CDS encoding Y-family DNA polymerase has translation MFALVDCNNFYVSCERVFRPDLIGKPVVVLSNNDGCVIARSNEAKAVGIPMGTPAFQNEGLFKKNGVHVFSANFPLYGDMSQRVMSILSDCSPEIEIYSIDEAFLQLKGFEKYNLQEYGEKMRRRVIKWTGIPISVGIASTKALAKVANRIAKKFPEKTAGVYIIDDEEKRVKALKWLKIEDVWGIGRQHTKRLNAVNVNTAFDFVQLDDAWVKKNMSVVGLRLKHDLQGIPTLAMELPQPKKSIATTRSFDENYIDFDRLKERIVTFAVSCAEKLRQQKSCCNAVMVFIHTNGHREDLPQYSRNIIVKFPFATNSSIELAKFATQALEKIFRDGFHYKKAGVIVMDIRPENQHQLKLFEDSNPKHKPIMQAIDNINAIFGQHTIKLGSQDLDKVWKMRQERLSPRYTTDLNEIITVHV, from the coding sequence ATGTTTGCATTAGTGGACTGTAATAATTTCTACGTTTCCTGTGAAAGGGTATTCCGCCCTGACCTTATAGGGAAACCTGTAGTTGTCTTATCTAATAATGATGGCTGTGTAATAGCCAGAAGTAATGAAGCAAAAGCAGTTGGCATCCCCATGGGCACACCCGCCTTTCAAAATGAAGGACTGTTTAAAAAAAATGGCGTCCATGTCTTCTCTGCAAATTTTCCTTTATACGGCGATATGAGCCAGCGGGTAATGAGCATCTTAAGCGACTGCTCACCGGAGATCGAAATTTACAGCATAGACGAAGCGTTCCTGCAGCTGAAAGGTTTTGAAAAATATAATCTGCAGGAATACGGGGAAAAAATGCGCCGCCGTGTCATCAAGTGGACTGGTATACCGATCAGCGTCGGTATCGCATCTACAAAAGCATTGGCGAAGGTTGCTAACCGTATTGCCAAGAAATTTCCTGAAAAAACTGCTGGTGTATATATAATCGATGATGAAGAAAAACGGGTCAAGGCATTAAAGTGGTTGAAAATCGAAGATGTTTGGGGTATCGGGCGGCAACATACTAAACGCTTAAATGCTGTCAATGTTAATACTGCCTTTGATTTTGTACAACTGGATGATGCATGGGTTAAGAAAAACATGAGTGTTGTTGGATTACGCCTGAAACATGATTTGCAGGGGATACCGACTTTAGCAATGGAATTACCACAACCTAAAAAAAGTATCGCTACTACCCGTTCGTTTGATGAAAATTATATCGATTTTGATCGGCTAAAAGAAAGAATTGTTACGTTTGCGGTTTCCTGTGCTGAAAAACTTCGCCAGCAAAAATCCTGTTGTAACGCCGTTATGGTTTTTATACACACCAACGGGCATCGGGAGGATTTACCACAATATAGCCGTAACATTATTGTTAAGTTTCCATTTGCAACAAATTCCAGCATAGAACTGGCGAAATTTGCAACACAGGCATTGGAAAAAATATTCAGGGATGGATTTCATTACAAAAAAGCAGGTGTTATTGTAATGGACATTAGACCCGAAAACCAACATCAGTTAAAATTATTTGAAGACAGCAACCCGAAACATAAACCTATCATGCAGGCAATCGACAATATCAATGCTATTTTCGGGCAGCATACAATTAAACTGGGTTCACAAGATTTGGATAAAGTTTGGAAAATGAGACAGGAAAGATTGTCCCCGCGTTATACCACCGATCTTAACGAAATAATCACTGTACACGTCTAA
- a CDS encoding SOS response-associated peptidase: MCFFFKQSKTAVELSNRFNAAFDSPDSFSPSNYNGFQFPKTPVITNSEKTKIQLFSWGLIPHWAKDTAIRKHTLNARIETIHEKPSFRDSVSKRCLVLVDGFYEWKWLDEKGKHKQKYLISMPTDEPFAFAGLWSEWVEKKTGEIYKTYTVITKPANAFMSEIHNSAKRMPYILTRSNEFDWLNGKRLQDFDVELKAIEVAL; encoded by the coding sequence ATGTGCTTTTTCTTTAAACAATCCAAGACTGCCGTTGAACTGTCTAATCGTTTCAACGCCGCGTTTGACAGTCCAGATTCTTTTTCGCCTTCTAACTACAACGGCTTCCAGTTTCCTAAAACGCCGGTGATTACCAATTCTGAAAAGACAAAAATTCAATTATTTTCCTGGGGACTGATTCCACATTGGGCAAAGGATACTGCAATCAGAAAGCATACCCTTAATGCCAGAATCGAAACCATTCACGAAAAACCCTCTTTCAGGGATTCCGTAAGTAAACGATGCCTTGTGCTGGTTGATGGTTTTTATGAATGGAAATGGTTAGATGAAAAAGGGAAACATAAACAAAAGTATTTGATATCCATGCCAACAGATGAACCATTTGCCTTTGCAGGACTCTGGAGCGAATGGGTGGAAAAGAAAACTGGTGAAATATATAAAACCTATACCGTCATTACCAAACCGGCAAATGCGTTCATGAGTGAAATACACAATTCGGCGAAACGGATGCCTTATATCTTAACAAGAAGCAATGAATTTGATTGGCTAAATGGGAAAAGGCTTCAAGATTTTGATGTCGAATTAAAAGCAATAGAAGTGGCGTTGTAA
- a CDS encoding pyruvate formate lyase family protein — MSERTQSLKKNVVIKTHRLVSRGLERERGSSEGSPFRQEMEVGLCMDRARLITEAYKQNEHEPMVIKRAKAFVHILENMTIYIEPRQVLVGNFASSPNKVAHYPDLQWRWLEKTICTPNGAYKDLLSNEEKDEMISIHKYWKTRAVHGMERDLIPESSKEHLFFKGLSFWAYQWDMGTPNYEKVFTIGLNGIARETDERLRQLDQDYEALIISPKDYLDQRRDLTAMRITLEGTIKWAERYSQLAMEMAADEEDGERKEELEKIADICKWVPANPCRTFHEALQCFWFIHLLVGFIEEPQVGSGTRFDKIFYPFYRKDLDAGRITRDQAQELLEHMWVNFLSTGFLHPPVWSGSGGGGLGWQTVTIGGVDSKGEDITNEITYLVLDSIKEINMLQPPLALRVHEKTPRELLLKATEVLSTGVSQPAFFNDRFNIPRLVSFGVPEEEARDYAINSCMWPVIPGKNIVHRNPTAGSVMVPKALELALNQGKDIKTGEQLGVSTKDPSDLKSIDEIMGALLDQIDFAARGLFSISNIANRLYEEYLQRPFLSALLDGCIERGQELRKWTYMPYSDVMMIGGINAADSLTAIKKLVFDDKKLTIENLITALKNNWKGAEELRQMCLNAPKFGNDEDYADLVVKELYEKIAERLSSIKTYTSGQWVPGIVDGSAATLHYGYSGLTAATPDGRFAGETFADGSISPIMGRDKNGPTAVLMSLSKLDHRKLWNTLHNQTFSPLYLQDQFAGVFTDYLRTWADIGSHHIQFSVVDSETLKAAQKRPQEYHELIVRVCGFSAYFIDLSEGLQNTIIDRTLQCIG; from the coding sequence GTGAGCGAGAGGACACAGAGTCTGAAGAAAAACGTAGTGATCAAAACTCACCGATTGGTTTCCCGTGGCCTGGAAAGAGAGAGGGGAAGCAGTGAAGGAAGTCCCTTCCGTCAAGAGATGGAGGTAGGACTTTGCATGGATAGAGCGAGGCTCATTACAGAAGCCTACAAACAAAACGAACACGAGCCTATGGTTATAAAGAGGGCGAAAGCCTTTGTTCATATCTTGGAAAACATGACCATTTACATCGAACCCCGTCAAGTATTGGTAGGTAATTTTGCGAGTAGTCCGAATAAGGTAGCACACTACCCTGACCTCCAGTGGCGCTGGCTAGAAAAAACTATCTGCACCCCAAATGGCGCGTATAAGGATCTACTTTCTAATGAAGAAAAAGATGAAATGATCTCAATACACAAATACTGGAAGACGAGGGCGGTCCACGGTATGGAAAGAGACCTCATACCGGAGAGCTCGAAAGAACACCTTTTCTTCAAGGGACTTTCCTTCTGGGCCTATCAATGGGACATGGGCACTCCTAACTATGAGAAGGTTTTCACCATCGGACTCAATGGAATAGCCAGAGAAACAGACGAGAGGCTAAGACAATTAGATCAAGATTATGAAGCATTAATCATAAGCCCCAAGGACTATCTGGATCAAAGAAGAGACCTAACGGCGATGAGAATAACTTTGGAAGGTACCATCAAGTGGGCAGAAAGATATTCGCAACTGGCCATGGAAATGGCTGCCGATGAAGAGGATGGGGAAAGAAAAGAGGAGCTGGAGAAGATCGCAGATATTTGCAAGTGGGTTCCTGCCAACCCCTGCAGGACATTTCATGAAGCACTTCAGTGCTTTTGGTTCATCCATCTGCTTGTAGGATTTATAGAAGAACCTCAAGTAGGGAGCGGTACAAGATTCGACAAAATATTCTACCCTTTTTACAGAAAGGATCTCGATGCGGGCAGGATTACGAGAGATCAGGCACAAGAACTTCTTGAGCATATGTGGGTTAACTTCCTGAGCACAGGATTTCTCCACCCGCCTGTGTGGTCAGGTTCGGGCGGGGGAGGCCTTGGCTGGCAGACAGTTACGATCGGGGGGGTCGACAGCAAGGGTGAAGACATCACTAACGAAATCACCTATTTGGTTTTGGACTCCATTAAGGAAATTAATATGTTGCAGCCACCCCTGGCTCTAAGGGTTCATGAAAAGACGCCCCGAGAGCTGTTATTGAAAGCCACGGAGGTGCTCAGTACCGGTGTCTCTCAACCTGCCTTTTTTAACGACCGTTTTAATATCCCCAGACTTGTCAGCTTCGGTGTTCCAGAAGAAGAAGCAAGGGATTACGCTATTAATAGCTGTATGTGGCCCGTAATCCCGGGTAAAAACATAGTTCACAGAAATCCCACTGCTGGATCTGTTATGGTACCGAAAGCTCTGGAACTTGCGTTAAACCAAGGGAAGGATATAAAAACTGGTGAACAGCTTGGAGTCTCCACGAAAGATCCTTCCGACTTGAAATCGATTGATGAAATAATGGGTGCATTACTGGACCAGATTGATTTTGCCGCAAGGGGCCTTTTCTCTATATCAAACATAGCAAACAGATTGTATGAAGAGTACCTCCAAAGGCCGTTCCTTTCGGCCTTACTCGATGGGTGCATAGAAAGGGGCCAGGAATTGCGGAAGTGGACGTACATGCCATATAGTGACGTTATGATGATAGGAGGCATTAACGCTGCGGATTCATTAACGGCTATAAAAAAACTCGTCTTCGACGATAAGAAGTTAACAATAGAAAACTTAATAACTGCCTTAAAGAATAATTGGAAAGGCGCTGAAGAATTGCGACAGATGTGCCTGAATGCACCTAAATTTGGCAATGATGAAGATTACGCCGATTTGGTCGTTAAGGAATTGTACGAGAAGATTGCAGAAAGATTGAGTAGTATAAAGACGTACACGAGCGGTCAATGGGTTCCTGGAATAGTAGATGGAAGTGCGGCGACGCTCCATTATGGTTATTCCGGACTAACAGCCGCGACCCCTGATGGAAGATTTGCAGGGGAGACATTCGCGGATGGAAGTATTTCACCGATCATGGGAAGAGACAAGAACGGTCCAACCGCGGTCTTAATGTCATTATCTAAGTTAGACCATCGAAAACTCTGGAATACTTTACACAATCAAACGTTTTCTCCACTATATCTGCAAGATCAATTTGCCGGAGTGTTTACAGATTACCTGAGAACATGGGCAGACATAGGGAGTCACCATATTCAGTTCTCCGTTGTTGACAGTGAGACTCTAAAAGCCGCTCAAAAGCGACCCCAGGAATACCACGAGTTGATTGTGCGCGTCTGCGGCTTCTCTGCGTATTTCATTGACCTAAGTGAGGGCTTACAGAACACAATAATTGACAGAACATTACAGTGCATCGGGTAG
- a CDS encoding ABC transporter substrate-binding protein: MKQKIFKCPILITLFIILFIAPIAYAKEVRGVTKDLIKIGVIYDQTGPASPLTVPASQGFKNYFRWVNEKGGINGRKIELIIEDDRYSIPLTISAYKKLLLRDKILVLLGPASSHGMFALTSTILKDKLPSILPPSSDRVVIPPKRYMFANGSTYEDQIQFIYQYIVRDLKKKNSRIAFIYSDTEHGKLGLKAAKEHKDEYGIDITTFEIVNPGVLDATSQALLIKREKPDFIVMHLLIDNSIVMMKSAMKVGIKEIPFLGTQYTCAEDVIKVSGKASSNYKGMAIYSSWYDKGSALQEMREVTLRYHPGTEKPYRPKAYTQGWGDAMIVTEGLKRAGRDLDGETFVDALESIKDLDMEGLCGPVTFGPNDHKGSRYVKMYKANVEEGLLTPISDWIKLEK, from the coding sequence GTGAAACAGAAAATTTTTAAATGCCCCATCTTGATAACGCTTTTTATAATTCTTTTTATCGCCCCCATTGCGTATGCAAAGGAAGTGAGAGGAGTAACCAAAGATTTAATCAAAATAGGGGTTATATATGATCAGACAGGGCCGGCAAGTCCTTTGACTGTTCCTGCCTCCCAAGGATTTAAAAACTATTTTCGGTGGGTGAATGAAAAAGGTGGAATCAATGGACGAAAGATAGAACTGATAATTGAAGACGACAGGTATTCTATCCCTTTAACTATATCTGCATATAAGAAGCTTTTGCTGAGGGATAAGATACTTGTATTATTGGGTCCGGCATCAAGTCATGGCATGTTTGCCCTTACCTCTACTATTCTTAAGGATAAGCTGCCCTCTATTCTTCCCCCTTCGTCTGACCGAGTTGTAATACCGCCCAAGCGCTATATGTTTGCAAATGGGTCTACATATGAGGATCAAATTCAATTCATATATCAATATATAGTTAGAGATCTTAAGAAGAAAAATTCCAGGATTGCCTTTATTTATAGCGATACTGAACATGGCAAGCTTGGTTTGAAGGCAGCAAAAGAACACAAAGATGAATATGGAATAGACATAACTACTTTTGAGATTGTGAACCCAGGAGTCTTGGATGCTACTTCTCAGGCACTCCTTATCAAGAGAGAGAAGCCGGATTTTATTGTAATGCATCTTCTGATTGACAATTCGATCGTAATGATGAAATCAGCAATGAAGGTGGGCATAAAAGAGATACCGTTTCTGGGGACACAGTATACGTGTGCTGAGGATGTTATTAAGGTTTCGGGAAAAGCATCATCTAATTACAAAGGTATGGCAATATACAGTTCATGGTATGATAAGGGGAGTGCCTTGCAGGAAATGAGGGAAGTTACTCTTAGGTATCACCCCGGGACAGAAAAGCCGTATAGACCGAAGGCGTATACTCAGGGATGGGGAGATGCTATGATAGTTACTGAAGGGTTGAAAAGGGCCGGGAGAGATCTGGACGGTGAGACTTTTGTCGATGCCTTGGAATCAATTAAGGATTTAGATATGGAAGGGTTGTGTGGACCAGTTACCTTTGGGCCTAATGACCATAAAGGGTCGAGATATGTAAAGATGTACAAAGCCAATGTAGAAGAAGGACTGTTGACCCCCATATCAGATTGGATAAAGTTAGAGAAGTAA